Proteins from a single region of Sporosarcina sp. P33:
- a CDS encoding FtsX-like permease family protein — MTFRQFAYRNVVRNRRVYAAFFMASVFSVMVFFLYSMLLFHPSIENTFLKEISVLGMGIAEVILFIFTLFFLFYSMRAFLQARSKEFGVLLLLGMAKRQLHRLIFIEAMLLGFTSIVSGIFLGFMFSKFFFMIVKAIVQIPVLPLYLSWKPFVLTMGAFLSLFAIISYIAPVFIQQGQVSDLLNGDMAVESVYTYSNRRGIFGVILLLLAYAMAALVSRSSIISLFFLLPPLITVGTYYFFTDTLPLLLHALRRQKKFFWRDFWMISISESIVRLKENARMFFIVTIVSTIAFMSVGILASLTSFASQYREVNPLGLVYKSLPHNEYEYPHIAQLTNELEQRGLDYWAVRFRVLEQQSSYTRNKVNIVKLSDLNELAMSFGKEPLALEQGHALFLPASAAAASELSNKSVRTKLAESQITFEIEGVYPYKLFPPNALGLNTIVVNHLDFDRVEEQARFSSLAFTYYAFNVHDWQATQEIGLSINAQLLAGLMLEDREPVRYEFENPGLSYSHIRMTFSLLLFIGLLLAGVFFLASGSFIYFRLYTSLSHDRRQYAVLQRIGMTDREFKKIVNRQLIPQFFFPWGVSFIHSVFAFLALQVIWDALAEISIVKELALVLAGFALLQIFYFYLIRWRYISHIKAPTS; from the coding sequence ATGACTTTTCGACAGTTCGCTTACCGTAACGTCGTCCGCAATCGCCGTGTATACGCAGCATTTTTCATGGCGAGTGTATTTTCTGTCATGGTGTTCTTCCTGTATTCGATGCTGCTGTTTCATCCGTCGATTGAAAATACCTTCCTGAAAGAGATTTCCGTGCTGGGCATGGGAATTGCGGAAGTCATTCTTTTCATCTTCACGCTGTTTTTCCTGTTCTACTCGATGCGGGCGTTTCTGCAGGCAAGGTCAAAAGAATTTGGCGTCTTGCTGCTGCTTGGAATGGCGAAGCGCCAACTGCACCGTCTCATTTTCATTGAGGCGATGCTGCTCGGATTTACATCGATTGTAAGCGGCATTTTTCTTGGCTTCATGTTTTCAAAGTTTTTCTTCATGATCGTTAAAGCAATCGTGCAAATTCCTGTGCTGCCGCTGTATTTGTCATGGAAGCCGTTCGTGCTGACGATGGGTGCGTTCCTCAGTTTATTTGCCATCATTTCATACATCGCACCGGTTTTCATTCAGCAGGGGCAAGTGTCAGATTTGCTGAACGGCGACATGGCGGTAGAGTCGGTGTATACGTATTCAAATCGGCGCGGAATTTTCGGTGTCATCTTGCTGTTGCTTGCATATGCAATGGCGGCACTTGTCTCGCGCTCAAGCATTATCAGTCTGTTTTTCTTGCTGCCGCCGCTCATCACGGTCGGCACGTATTACTTTTTCACAGATACACTGCCGCTCCTCTTGCATGCACTGAGGCGGCAAAAGAAGTTTTTCTGGCGTGATTTTTGGATGATTTCGATTTCAGAAAGCATCGTACGCCTAAAAGAAAATGCCCGGATGTTCTTTATCGTAACGATTGTTTCGACGATTGCGTTCATGTCCGTCGGGATCCTCGCTTCGCTGACGTCATTTGCTTCGCAGTACCGTGAAGTGAATCCGCTCGGGCTAGTCTATAAAAGCCTGCCGCATAACGAATACGAGTATCCGCATATTGCGCAGCTGACCAATGAACTCGAACAGCGCGGACTCGATTACTGGGCAGTGCGTTTCCGCGTGCTCGAACAGCAGTCTTCCTATACGAGAAATAAAGTCAACATCGTCAAATTGTCTGATCTGAATGAACTGGCGATGTCGTTCGGAAAAGAGCCGCTGGCGCTCGAGCAGGGGCATGCGCTGTTCCTGCCGGCAAGTGCGGCAGCTGCGAGCGAACTGTCGAATAAATCGGTGCGGACGAAACTGGCGGAAAGCCAGATCACCTTTGAAATTGAAGGGGTCTATCCGTACAAGCTGTTTCCGCCGAATGCGCTCGGACTTAATACGATTGTTGTAAATCATCTGGATTTCGACCGGGTGGAGGAGCAGGCACGTTTCAGCTCATTGGCGTTTACTTATTATGCGTTTAATGTGCACGACTGGCAGGCGACACAGGAAATTGGCCTGTCCATCAATGCTCAGCTGCTCGCGGGGCTTATGCTTGAAGACCGGGAACCTGTACGTTATGAGTTTGAGAATCCTGGCTTGAGCTATTCGCATATTCGCATGACGTTTTCGCTGCTGTTGTTTATCGGTTTGTTGCTTGCGGGCGTGTTTTTCTTGGCATCGGGGAGTTTTATTTATTTCCGGCTGTATACGTCGCTCAGCCACGACCGGCGGCAGTATGCGGTGCTGCAGCGGATTGGGATGACGGACAGGGAGTTTAAGAAGATTGTGAACCGCCAGCTGATTCCGCAGTTTTTCTTCCCGTGGGGTGTGTCGTTCATTCATAGTGTGTTTGCGTTTTTGGCGCTGCAGGTGATTTGGGATGCGCTGGCGGAGATTTCGATTGTTAAGGAGCTTGCGCTGGTGCTGGCGGGGTTTGCGCTGCTGCAGATTTTTTATTTTTATCTTATCCGCTGGCGTTATATTTCACATATTAAGGCACCTACTTCTTGA
- a CDS encoding fatty acid--CoA ligase family protein, translated as MNLVSSVQQTAQTKPDKVAYRFMGQDTSYAEFDMSVSMFASALRNLGVRQGDHVAFLLGNTPHYLISLYATMRIGATAVPINPLYTPDEISYILENSDAKAVIAIDQLLPLVEVASQSFPAIENYIVCEMNPDAGEKLAALPERVKTKVHPFSMLLKQAAPLTEAVQVDENESAIILYTSGTTGHPKGAMLTHKNIYSNARDVGDYLGFSENDKIVATLPLFHVFALTVVANAPLVKGATILLEPRFSPGEIFQLIREQKATVFAGVPTMYNFLYQYPEGQTEDFDSIRLAISGGSSLPVSLLHNFEEKFQVRVSEGYGLSEASPVTCFNPLDRERVPGSIGTNIMNVENKVVDEMGEEVPVNEVGELIVRGPNVMKGYYKLPEETAVALRDGWLYTGDLARQDENGYFYIVDRKKDMIIVGGFNVYPREVEEVLFSHRDVVEAAVVGVPDVNFGEEVQAYVVLKEGSDVTEASLHDFLAKRLVKYKVPKNIQFLDELPRNTTGKILRRSLKEQIKS; from the coding sequence ATGAATTTAGTTTCAAGTGTTCAGCAGACTGCACAGACTAAGCCAGATAAAGTTGCTTATCGTTTTATGGGACAGGATACGTCTTATGCGGAGTTTGATATGTCGGTGTCTATGTTTGCGTCCGCGTTGCGGAACCTCGGTGTGAGGCAGGGGGATCATGTGGCGTTTTTGCTTGGTAATACGCCGCATTATTTGATTTCGCTTTATGCGACTATGCGGATTGGCGCGACGGCTGTGCCGATTAATCCGTTATATACGCCTGATGAGATTTCGTATATTTTGGAAAACAGTGATGCGAAGGCTGTCATTGCGATTGATCAATTACTGCCGCTTGTGGAAGTGGCGAGCCAGTCGTTTCCGGCGATTGAGAACTATATTGTCTGTGAAATGAATCCGGATGCCGGTGAGAAGTTGGCTGCGCTGCCGGAACGCGTGAAGACGAAAGTTCATCCGTTCAGCATGCTGCTGAAGCAGGCGGCGCCTTTGACAGAAGCGGTGCAGGTTGACGAAAATGAAAGCGCTATCATACTTTACACATCGGGAACGACTGGACATCCGAAAGGCGCGATGCTGACGCATAAAAATATTTACTCAAATGCGCGCGATGTCGGGGATTATTTGGGGTTCTCTGAAAATGATAAAATTGTCGCGACATTGCCGCTGTTTCACGTCTTTGCGCTGACGGTTGTGGCGAATGCGCCGCTCGTTAAAGGGGCGACGATTCTTCTGGAACCGCGCTTTAGCCCGGGGGAGATTTTCCAGCTGATCCGCGAACAAAAGGCGACGGTATTTGCCGGTGTTCCGACGATGTACAATTTCCTGTATCAGTATCCGGAAGGCCAGACGGAAGACTTTGATTCCATCAGACTGGCGATTTCAGGCGGCTCTTCATTGCCGGTATCTTTGCTTCATAATTTCGAAGAAAAATTTCAAGTGCGTGTTTCTGAAGGCTACGGTTTATCGGAAGCATCACCTGTTACTTGTTTCAATCCGCTCGACCGCGAACGAGTGCCCGGTTCGATTGGAACGAACATCATGAATGTGGAAAACAAGGTAGTCGATGAAATGGGGGAGGAAGTGCCTGTCAATGAAGTCGGCGAATTGATTGTTCGCGGTCCGAATGTTATGAAGGGCTATTATAAGCTGCCTGAAGAAACAGCTGTTGCTTTGCGGGACGGATGGCTCTATACGGGGGACTTGGCGCGGCAAGATGAAAACGGTTACTTCTATATCGTAGACCGCAAGAAAGATATGATCATCGTCGGCGGATTCAACGTCTACCCTAGAGAAGTCGAAGAAGTGCTGTTCAGCCACCGCGATGTCGTGGAAGCCGCGGTAGTCGGCGTGCCGGATGTTAATTTCGGCGAAGAAGTACAGGCATATGTAGTGCTGAAAGAAGGTTCGGACGTTACAGAGGCGTCGCTGCATGATTTCCTTGCCAAGCGTCTGGTAAAGTATAAAGTGCCGAAGAATATTCAGTTCCTTGATGAATTGCCGAGAAACACAACAGGCAAAATCCTGAGACGTTCATTGAAGGAACAAATTAAAAGCTAA
- a CDS encoding S9 family peptidase, producing the protein MEKRCVAAEDLFETKSVTNPVLAPNNQEAAVTVTKMNREDNTYYSAIHHIDLQTGNVTQWTFGKQLVSAAKWSADGKQLAFLSNRTGTNQLYVMQKAGGEARVLTDCKEGIDSFEWSPCGKKIWFTGTIRTGETFATTVKKEEAFPQPIRVTKMKYKADFTGVLPQDQHAQIGYVDLATCAVCNFTAEPFDHSLEAVSHDGKYLVIGVNRKEQTDYDFSTPLVLVEIETRDETVILDQQGYFGKVQFSKDDRYIAYTGLDMTYQNVTQTDVFVYDRTGGLTVNLTAGIDAPVGDECISDHLQQHYAPGVVWTDDEQLYFQLSSMGDVRLYAATLDGAIYPATGEEEHVYGYDVSSTGEFALVAVSTATNPGELYLQTIATGERKALTSCNEGWLKKVRLVTPETIHYTNGDMNIQGWLMKPANFKEGSRYPLIVEIHGGPHAMYGCTYFHEMQLLAAEGYGVLYLNPRGSHGYSQEFVDAVRGDYGGAAYEDIMAGVDEVLANETWIDETRLGVTGGSYGGFMTNWIVGHTNRFKAAVTQRSISNWISFFGVSDIGYYFTDWHLKADMRDADTLWKHSPLKYAEQVETPLLILHAERDFTCPIEQAEQLFITLKDLGKETEFVRFPESDHNLSRTGKPNLRIARLQEITGWFRRYL; encoded by the coding sequence ATGGAGAAACGATGTGTAGCGGCGGAAGATCTGTTTGAAACGAAATCGGTGACGAATCCGGTGCTTGCGCCGAATAATCAGGAAGCTGCAGTGACAGTGACAAAAATGAATAGAGAAGATAATACGTACTACTCTGCGATTCATCATATCGACTTGCAGACCGGAAACGTAACACAGTGGACGTTCGGCAAGCAGCTGGTGAGTGCGGCGAAATGGTCCGCTGACGGCAAACAGCTGGCGTTTTTATCAAACCGTACCGGAACGAATCAGCTGTACGTCATGCAAAAAGCCGGCGGGGAAGCTCGTGTGCTCACTGACTGCAAAGAAGGAATCGATTCATTTGAATGGTCGCCATGCGGCAAGAAAATCTGGTTTACCGGCACGATCAGAACGGGTGAAACCTTCGCGACGACGGTAAAGAAAGAAGAAGCATTTCCGCAGCCGATCCGCGTGACGAAAATGAAATATAAAGCAGACTTTACCGGGGTGCTGCCGCAAGATCAGCATGCACAAATCGGTTATGTCGATCTTGCGACGTGCGCAGTATGTAATTTTACGGCCGAACCGTTTGATCATTCATTGGAAGCGGTGTCTCATGACGGCAAGTATCTGGTGATCGGTGTCAACCGCAAGGAGCAGACGGATTACGATTTCAGTACGCCGCTCGTTCTTGTAGAAATTGAAACGAGAGACGAAACTGTTATTCTGGATCAGCAAGGCTATTTCGGCAAAGTGCAGTTCTCAAAAGACGACCGCTACATCGCCTATACAGGGCTCGATATGACGTACCAAAACGTTACCCAGACAGATGTTTTCGTCTACGACCGGACGGGTGGCCTGACGGTGAATTTAACAGCGGGAATTGACGCGCCGGTTGGAGATGAGTGCATTTCCGATCACTTGCAGCAACATTATGCACCAGGCGTTGTATGGACCGACGACGAGCAGCTCTACTTCCAGCTGTCGAGCATGGGCGACGTCCGTTTATATGCGGCGACACTGGACGGCGCCATCTATCCGGCGACGGGGGAAGAAGAGCATGTGTACGGCTACGATGTATCGTCAACCGGTGAATTTGCGCTCGTTGCGGTAAGTACGGCGACGAACCCGGGCGAGCTGTATCTTCAGACGATCGCGACAGGGGAACGAAAAGCACTGACTTCATGTAATGAAGGCTGGCTGAAGAAAGTCAGACTTGTAACGCCGGAAACGATTCATTACACGAACGGGGATATGAATATTCAAGGCTGGCTGATGAAGCCTGCCAATTTTAAGGAAGGCAGCCGCTATCCGCTCATAGTGGAAATCCATGGCGGGCCGCATGCGATGTACGGCTGTACGTATTTTCATGAAATGCAGCTGCTGGCGGCGGAAGGCTACGGCGTGCTCTATCTCAATCCGCGCGGCAGCCACGGGTACAGTCAGGAATTTGTGGACGCGGTGCGCGGAGATTATGGCGGCGCTGCATACGAAGATATTATGGCGGGAGTCGATGAAGTGCTGGCGAATGAAACGTGGATCGATGAAACGAGACTTGGCGTCACCGGCGGCAGCTACGGCGGCTTTATGACGAACTGGATTGTCGGGCATACGAACCGTTTTAAAGCGGCGGTCACCCAGCGCTCCATCAGCAACTGGATCAGTTTCTTCGGCGTATCCGATATCGGCTATTATTTCACTGACTGGCATCTGAAAGCGGATATGAGAGATGCGGATACCTTATGGAAGCACTCTCCGCTGAAATATGCAGAGCAGGTAGAGACGCCGTTATTGATTTTGCATGCGGAACGGGATTTCACATGCCCGATTGAGCAGGCCGAGCAGTTGTTCATTACATTAAAAGACTTGGGCAAAGAAACGGAATTCGTGCGTTTTCCGGAATCTGACCATAATTTATCAAGAACCGGCAAACCGAACCTTCGAATAGCCCGATTACAAGAGATTACCGGGTGGTTTAGACGCTATCTGTGA
- the aspA gene encoding aspartate ammonia-lyase, with translation MMEEQLLYRIEKDFIGEKKVPKDAYYGIQTLRAAENFPITGYRVNRDLIRAIAIVKKSAAQANRDIGQLDADLAEAIIQASEEVINGALRDQFLVDPIQGGAGTSVNMNANEVIANRALEILGHEKGEYDIISPNSHVNMAQSTNDAFPTAIHIATLMKVDKLLEVMESLHKTYLKKSIEFQSVLKMGRTHLQDAVPIRLGQEFEAYAMVLRRDIERIRVSRVYLYEINMGATAVGTGLNADPLYIEKVASYLSENSGFQLKSSTHLVDATQNTDSYVQVSAALRGTMLNQSKICNDLRLMASGPRTGLSEISLPARQPGSSIMPGKVNPVMAEVMNQVSFQVVGNDMTIALASEAGQFELNVMEPVLVFNLLQSLKIMTNVFGAFRDYCLDGIKANVEHLEEYVEKSIGVITAINPHVGYEVASQIAKEALLSNKSIRELCIEKKVLTKEELDQILHPFEMTKPGISGKELLKKKIILSK, from the coding sequence ATCATGGAAGAGCAATTACTATACAGAATAGAGAAGGATTTTATCGGTGAAAAGAAGGTGCCAAAAGACGCGTATTATGGTATTCAGACACTGCGGGCGGCAGAAAACTTCCCGATTACTGGCTACCGCGTCAACCGCGACCTGATCCGTGCAATCGCAATCGTCAAAAAGTCAGCAGCACAGGCAAACCGTGACATTGGCCAGCTTGACGCTGATCTTGCGGAAGCAATTATCCAGGCATCTGAAGAAGTAATCAACGGCGCATTACGCGACCAGTTCCTCGTCGATCCGATCCAGGGCGGCGCGGGCACATCGGTCAATATGAATGCCAACGAAGTAATCGCGAACCGTGCACTTGAAATTCTCGGACATGAAAAAGGCGAATATGACATTATCAGTCCAAACTCGCACGTGAATATGGCACAATCCACAAATGACGCATTCCCGACTGCGATACATATCGCGACATTAATGAAAGTCGACAAATTGCTCGAAGTTATGGAATCGCTTCATAAAACATATTTGAAAAAATCAATCGAATTCCAATCCGTCCTGAAAATGGGCCGTACACACCTGCAAGACGCGGTTCCCATCCGTCTAGGGCAAGAATTCGAAGCCTATGCCATGGTACTGCGCCGTGATATCGAACGTATTCGTGTGTCACGCGTCTATTTGTATGAAATCAACATGGGAGCAACGGCAGTAGGAACAGGCTTGAACGCGGATCCGCTGTACATCGAAAAAGTAGCAAGCTATCTTTCTGAAAACAGCGGTTTCCAATTAAAATCGTCCACACATCTCGTTGACGCTACACAAAACACAGACTCCTACGTTCAAGTATCCGCTGCGCTGCGCGGCACGATGCTGAACCAGTCTAAAATTTGTAATGACCTGCGCCTGATGGCATCGGGTCCGCGCACAGGATTGTCGGAGATTTCATTGCCTGCAAGACAGCCGGGATCATCCATCATGCCAGGGAAAGTGAACCCGGTAATGGCGGAAGTGATGAACCAAGTATCGTTCCAAGTAGTCGGCAACGATATGACCATCGCACTCGCATCAGAAGCAGGACAGTTCGAGCTCAACGTCATGGAGCCGGTGCTAGTGTTTAACTTGCTGCAGTCATTAAAAATCATGACAAACGTCTTCGGCGCATTCCGCGATTATTGCCTAGACGGCATAAAGGCGAACGTGGAGCACTTGGAAGAATACGTGGAAAAGAGTATCGGCGTCATCACGGCGATCAACCCGCACGTAGGTTATGAAGTAGCATCACAAATCGCAAAAGAAGCACTGCTGTCGAACAAATCAATCCGTGAACTGTGCATCGAGAAAAAAGTACTGACAAAAGAAGAACTCGACCAGATCCTGCACCCATTCGAGATGACGAAACCTGGAATTTCTGGGAAAGAGCTGTTGAAGAAGAAGATTATTCTTTCTAAATAA
- a CDS encoding late competence development ComFB family protein, whose translation MKVHNIMEIVVRDVITKYKNELNMPCTCEQCLNDVLAMTLNNVKPQYVVHESNSAYVRAAHEADRQGATAILTKVAWAAGEVGKNPRCDNMKNPSE comes from the coding sequence ATGAAAGTGCATAATATTATGGAAATCGTAGTCCGTGACGTGATTACCAAATATAAAAACGAACTCAACATGCCGTGTACATGCGAACAATGCCTGAACGACGTACTCGCCATGACGCTGAACAACGTCAAACCGCAATACGTCGTCCACGAATCCAACAGCGCCTACGTCCGCGCAGCCCACGAAGCCGACCGGCAAGGCGCAACCGCCATCTTGACCAAGGTCGCCTGGGCAGCAGGGGAAGTAGGAAAAAATCCGCGCTGTGACAACATGAAAAACCCTTCCGAATAA
- a CDS encoding enoyl-CoA hydratase-related protein yields the protein MQEITYEQRDSVAYVMLNRPESMNAFNFQMLLELGQVVEGIRIDPEVRAVVFLGSGDRAFSVGADLKERKTLTEAQVRRNLNKIGDVFTMIDQLPQPTIAAINGFAFGGGMELALACDFRIAADSAVMGLTETGLAIIPGAGGTQRLPRLIGEAKAMELILTARRIAADEALRIGLVTQTVPLASLEDTVSKFLDSLLANGPVAVQQAKFAIKQGMMADLQTGLAIERKAYEMTLPTEDRVEALIAFSEKRKPVFKGK from the coding sequence ATGCAGGAGATTACGTATGAACAGCGGGACTCGGTAGCTTATGTGATGCTGAACCGGCCTGAGTCGATGAACGCGTTTAACTTCCAAATGCTGCTCGAGCTCGGGCAAGTGGTAGAAGGCATCCGGATCGATCCCGAAGTGCGTGCTGTTGTGTTTTTAGGAAGCGGCGACCGGGCGTTTAGCGTCGGAGCCGACTTGAAAGAACGGAAGACACTGACCGAAGCACAAGTGCGGCGAAACCTGAATAAAATTGGCGATGTCTTCACGATGATCGACCAATTGCCGCAGCCGACGATTGCTGCCATCAACGGCTTTGCTTTTGGCGGAGGCATGGAACTCGCGCTCGCTTGTGATTTCCGTATTGCCGCAGACAGCGCGGTGATGGGACTGACGGAAACGGGACTCGCGATTATTCCCGGGGCCGGCGGAACGCAGCGGCTGCCCCGTTTAATTGGTGAAGCAAAAGCGATGGAGCTGATTTTGACGGCGCGGCGAATTGCAGCGGATGAAGCGCTGCGTATTGGCCTCGTGACACAAACTGTTCCGCTTGCGTCACTCGAGGACACGGTGTCCAAGTTTTTGGATTCATTGCTTGCCAACGGACCGGTTGCGGTTCAACAGGCGAAGTTTGCGATTAAGCAAGGGATGATGGCGGATTTGCAGACCGGGCTTGCGATTGAGCGGAAGGCGTATGAGATGACGCTGCCGACGGAGGACCGCGTGGAAGCGCTGATTGCTTTTTCGGAGAAGCGGAAGCCTGTGTTTAAGGGGAAATAG
- a CDS encoding DegV family protein: MKTAIVTDTTAYVPDDIKAELGIRTIPLLVTIDGKEFKEDADITTEAFYELVRGKGPLPKTSQPAIGDFEALYSELAKDYDAVISIHLSSGISGTYMGARQAGELVPEIEVLTFDSEISAYPQGFFAIRAAQLAKEGVQPHAIIEELEEMKQTMRAYFMVDDLSHLQRGGRLSGAQALVGGLLQVKPILHFEDKVIVPFEKIRTTKKAMKRIADLLAEDAKNQLLDAVIIHANRYEEAIAWKNILEEKHPNVDFTVSHFGPVIGTHLGEGAMGLGWVKRRGT; the protein is encoded by the coding sequence TTGAAAACAGCGATTGTGACAGATACTACGGCGTATGTGCCGGATGATATAAAAGCAGAACTGGGGATTCGCACTATCCCGCTGCTCGTGACCATCGACGGCAAAGAATTCAAAGAAGACGCCGACATCACGACTGAAGCATTTTATGAGCTGGTGCGCGGCAAAGGCCCGCTGCCGAAAACGTCGCAGCCCGCGATCGGTGACTTTGAAGCCTTGTACAGCGAACTCGCGAAAGACTACGACGCTGTCATTTCCATCCACCTCTCGAGCGGCATCAGCGGCACCTATATGGGCGCGCGCCAGGCCGGTGAGCTCGTGCCGGAAATTGAAGTGCTGACGTTTGATTCGGAAATATCTGCCTATCCCCAAGGTTTTTTCGCGATTCGCGCAGCGCAGCTGGCAAAAGAGGGTGTACAACCGCATGCGATTATAGAAGAACTGGAAGAAATGAAACAAACGATGCGTGCGTACTTTATGGTGGACGACCTGTCGCATCTTCAGCGCGGCGGCAGACTGTCCGGTGCACAGGCGCTCGTCGGCGGACTGCTGCAAGTGAAACCCATTTTGCATTTTGAAGACAAAGTCATCGTCCCGTTTGAAAAAATCCGCACGACGAAAAAAGCGATGAAACGAATCGCGGATCTGCTTGCTGAAGACGCAAAGAACCAATTGCTCGACGCAGTGATCATCCATGCGAACCGTTATGAAGAAGCAATAGCATGGAAGAATATATTAGAAGAAAAACATCCGAACGTCGATTTCACGGTCAGCCACTTTGGCCCGGTCATCGGCACCCATCTTGGCGAAGGGGCCATGGGACTCGGCTGGGTGAAACGGCGCGGAACCTGA